The DNA sequence aaaaaacattacagaaaacCTCCAAATCTGTAATgcatatttcagtgttttgaagCCAGTCTCTTGCCTTTGGGCCCTAACTCATTGTTTCCTTGGTTGAGGTTTGTCATTACTAAGAGTCAATTTCCCTCGTCCCTGACTCCCCCCTGGGTCTTACTTGCTCTGGGGGAGAGGAAAGTGCTGTTCTCCGCTCTTGGCTGAAAACTGCCTCCCCTCCACACCATCTAGTGCGGGTCCATGTGCTTGGGGACCAGCGTGGGGACGGCTCCTGAGGCTGCGCAGCCAGCGGCCACCCGAccctctgcagctcccagctcgGCCACGGACCCACATCAGCCTCTACATGCTGCGAGGAGCTGAGTGCCCCGAGACCAGCTGGGGACTCACCTGGGCCAAGCAAGGAATGGCTGTGAAGCTGCCAGAGAAGGACAGGGGGTGAGTTACTTGCCGTAAGCCCTCTGGCAGAATTGCGCCTTCCAATATTTATTCCTTCCTCTAGCGTTTAGCCATGGAGCCTTGCAATTTTTGGAGGACGAATAGCTCGGTGGAAATCAAATGAAACTCAAAGCCTTTTCCTTATGTTCCAAAAAGAGGATTTATTTAGTGGATTTTAgcactttaaaatacacagatcTGAGTGTTGTGGAAGGGGATATACAAGCAAGCAGGACATTCACAGTTCAAGGCATTTAAGAAATACAGGCACTCTGGGAATTCCTGCAATAAAGCATCAGCTCCTGATCCTGCTGGCACTCTGTGGGCAGGTCTCCCGGCGGTTTCAGGCGCTTACTGGAGATAAACAATAAATAGCCGCAGAAAGCTCCCAGGAGAGATGCTGGGTGGGGAAGTGCTGCTCTCTCCCAAGGAGGTAAGTGCTTGATTAGAGAAGGTATGGCTTTCACAAGGCCACGTGCTCCAGTGAGGCATGGGATGCCTCACGTCTTTTAGTGAGGCCAGACGCTGTTCCTTCGCTCAGGGAAAGTTTCCTGTGGACTCAGACTGCTCTGTTCTTCACGCTTTCAAATATCTGCATCACCTTGCCCACTGGTATGCAGCCTTCTCTCACGATGGTGATGCCACCTTTCCggagaaagaatgagaaagttAGGATAATGCCCAAAGGGTGGAAGAAAGGGATGGGGCTATAAAGGAACATCTTGGACCATTAAAGCCATCCAAATACTCAGGACATTCAAATAATAAAGTGGTGTAGCAAGAGGACCAGAAGCTTtgtcagaaagcaaaaacaGCCACCAACACTGTCCCCATAATTTGTTCAAGAGTTTAGTTTTCCACTAGAGAGTCCCACTCAGATGACAACCCAGATCAAGCTAACACCACCTCAGCTTGTGCTGTTACATCATTGTGGACGAGCTCCTGTAAACCCTTCATTCTGGTGGTCTACAAGGAGTATACACCCTTCCTTTCAGAAGCATCCACCCTCCCACTTgaagcatttttgcttttataaggCAGAATTTGCTTGCACAACCATGTTTCTCCTCACTGCCTTGTTCTCTGTCAACACAGAGGTCCTCCAAGGACATCTTTTGTTTGTTCCTCTTCATCAACATGTTTGCAAATGTCGAGGCACTCAAGAACTGTTACTCTTGGAGCACACTGTGGTGCCAGATTGATACtattgaaagaaatggaaatgtcCCAGGAAAATGTAACTGCTGACATAGAAAGGGTGGTTCTTACACTCACTTTCATCAATCTTCGTGCAGTTTACCACAGTTGATGCCACCACCTCATCAGATTCTCCATCACAGAGAACACCCTCCAGCTTATGGCCAAGACGCCTGTAGGGAAGGAAAACCAATAAAACTACACAGTAGTTCATATTACATTGTGCTGAAGTTCCCCTCAACGCAGGGCATCAAATCGTGATCTGTACACCGCTTAAACTTGCTGGTGGTTTGCACTGCGATAGACATGCCAGGGAACAGGGTACTCACGAGATGACCATGTCATGGTGTGTGCTGTCAACCTCGCCACTAGGATTAGCAGATGTGATTGCCAAGGGTCCCGTCATGTCAATGAGGTGCACCAGGACAGTCAGGTCAGGCACTCTGATCATGATACTGTCCTGAGTTCCCACTCTGCTGTAGCCCGCTCCGACCCCttgaaagacagacagaggaTGTTGGCGGAGGCGAGACTGGCACAATACCTGGCACGGCATCAGAGGAAgacctcctcctttctttgcaAGTGACCCTGCTCCGCACCCCAAACAAAATTGCAAGTCTCTGTATAGTTTCAAAAAAGTTTCTTGATCAGAAATCCACAAGAGCAGCTGTAAGATTTTGGGACTAACTGCGAAAGGAAAAGATTAATGGCTGAAGATCTGCATAGCTGCCTTCACGGACATAGGATCTACCTATGTCACAGAGTTTAACTTCTTGTGATCATTGCCTACCCTCCCACCCTCTGTCACATACTTCTGCCTGTCAAGCACGCGTAACTCCTACTGTTTCTTCAgtctttaatattttcattgattCCCAGAAGCCAGGTTTGAGTGTGAATCATACTGCTGCTCACAGTGTTTTGGCTTTGTCCATAGGGTAGGAAGGAAGAGGCGATGAGGAGAGTTGCCCATAGGAACCCCATCTGCCCCCAGGACCTCTCATGTCTTTGGTGCTCCACCCAGGCGTTGCTCATTCCTGGCTAACAGCTATGGGCTTGAAAGAGGTGACCCTCCCAGGCTGATGAGCCTCCCTTCCTTCGAGTTTGACTGGGTTAAAGAAATCGCTGCCCTGGCTCACACTGTTCATGAGTCATTCCAGCTCATTAACACCCTCTGCTAAACATTTACCAAGACATGTAAGAGCTCCAGAAATGATTTCTTGGGATAAAATGAACAGAATCTCTCCTCATTGACATCCAAAAGGGTGTGTGGACTGCAGACCTGCTGTGttgaaaacatgaaagagggagagaagggctgTCCTGttcatctcacctaacttcTTCAGCCACTCTCCTTTCTTGATAATGCAGCCGATGCCACCAGGGTAAACATTTTCCATGAATTCCCAAAGCAGCGGGCTGATGGGGGGAGCAGCTGCTCGCAGCTGGTCCAGGTTTGAAATAAAGATGCAAATGGGCTTCTCTTGAGGCCTGTCCTGCAAAAaacaggaagagaggaagggaaaaaatagatGAAGAGAGAAAGTTTGCGTTGAGAAGATCGAAGCCCATTGGGAAGTCTAGTTTGCGTGCTTCCCAGGGACCAGGAGCTCCAAGCAAGCAAAATGTTGTCTCTGCACAAAATGCTGAGCACAGGAGGGGACTGCATGCTGCGATCGATGCCACAGCTCAGATCTGTACATGCAAATTGAATAAGAGAGAGAACAGCGGTCTGCTCTTGGGATCTTGGCAGGATGCATCCAAATCTGCTGCTTCAGCCACAACCAACACAGGGATGGCGATGCTCTGCTCATTATCGATGCTTTTAACACCTTATACACCAGGGGCCTGATTTTCTTCTAACTTATGCTGGTATAAATCAAAGCCAAACCCACCAATTCACAACAGGGTAATGGAAGGAGAGCCTAACCCCCTGGAAACCAACATCTACATGACCACGTCTTCAGTTCTTTGATGCTTTGAAATAAGTTTGCTGTAAAATGAAGAGTGATATGGAGGGAAAATATAAAGAGCTCACAAAGCAGTGTCACTTTAGACCTCAACTGACATCAGTTTCAGCAGGGCCAAATGACTAAGGAACTGGGCATGTATTTACATTCTGTTTATATTATCTCATCGACAGGGAAGGTTAGCACTGGCACCAAAGCAGGACAGAAAAGACTGCCTTTGTTGCTGATGTTCACACTAAGTGCCAGCTGAGATAGTCTGTTATGCTTATTTCTCCAGGCTAGCCAGGAAATTGCCTCATGGAGAATAGACAGGGCCAGGCTGCAAAAGTTGTATTGAGGGTGCAAACTTTGGGTCTGATTCCAGCACTGAATGTCTCCAGAAGTCTGGGGAAATTTAGACCTGGGATTCTGATTCAGCACTTCGTAAGACACAGAGGACAAATACACATTCGGACCCACTTGTGACAAGCGTCAGGGCTGTTCCAGTTTGGTTTGTGCTTTGCCCTCCGCCCTCCCAGTAAAACAGGACGTAGCTGTCTAATTCCCAGTGCCCGATGCCCAGAGCAGAGGGTGCTTTACCCCAGGTTGCTCAGCTCAAAAAATGGTCCATGGCATTTTGGTGTGGCTGCTCATAAACTCTATCTGTGGTCAAATTCTGAATCTTAGGACAACTTGAACCAAGGGGCTcccatttctgcttctgtacaTAACTCATCTATAGGACATAAGCAGGATCCAAGTAATGTGATGACAGCCTTGTGTTCACACCTTGATTCTGTAGACCTTCTCGATGGCTTGAGGGTGTTTGCAGGAGGCTGCCAAAGCATACACGGTGTCCGTCGGGACCCCACATACGGCCCCTCTGTTCAGCAAGTCAGCAATGGTCCTCAAGCCACTGGTACAGTGGGACTTGGGGCAGACGCAGGGTGGAGGATCTTCGGTGTCCTTCTTAGAGGTCTCAGCCTGGAATAATCGGGAGGCAACAAATCCCATTACAGTGGGAATAAGCAAACGTATGAAACACAGGGTAGGATTCAGACCACCCACATCTCACTGTGCCGTGCTCCTTTGATAGTCAAAGGGCAGAGGCAGCCCTTCTAGGGACGCTTCACCTGAAGTAGGTGAGATGAATTACAAGGCAGAAGTGATTACTTCTGTCCCAGTAATAAAGTCAAAGAGACTAGCTTGGGTGCAGACATTTGAACTGCTGATGCCTAAAATTACAGGAGATGAATCCCACCCAGCACAGTGACTGCTTCCTGGAGAAATAACTCCTCTCCAAAATGAGCTAAGGAAATTGCTAGGGAATCTTAAATCCAGAGAAACATGAGTAAGATCAAGTTTCAAGTGCTTTCTCATGAGTCTCTGAGGTTAGAAATGctgatttaatgaaaatgtttctctgcAGCAGGAATTAGAGCTCTCACATCAATCAACCCAGTTAGGTGGAACTGCCTTGGTCAGATATAGAAGACAGTAGAAAAAGTTTAAAGTTAACAGATACAGCGGAGTTCTTGCTGTCCCCTTTGGGAAACTTTTAACTGCCTAATTCCCTGCCCCCAAGGTTATGGCCTTTAAAGATTCTGTCAACAGTTCCTGGATTGGAGGTGGCTAATTCCACAGGACCATGGAGACAGGCATTTTGGAGTGAGGTAGGAGTTTTGTAAATCTCCCTGCCCTTTCTCTGAGTTTCCATATGTGTTATTCTTAATGGAAGAGATCTTGTTTTCAGCTCCTAGCTCCCTACAGAAATGCTGTGACTGGGATTTCAAATGGTGCTAAGGGATTCAAAGGAAGGACATTCAGTGGAAATCTGAACTCCCCTAGGGAGTTCCCTACCAAAGACCAAAGACCCCAGGGTATCCCTCCTGACCAGCAAAGCTACACCATCATGCAAAAAATCTCTTACTGTGAACAGAGGGGGTCCCATCATCATGAGATCCTTCCCAAACATGCTGTTCGCAAGTGATGCTGTTGCTCCATAGAAACAGATGATGCTGAAGATGCTTAGCatcacaactgaaaaaaaaaaccccagagagTCAAAGGCAGGAAGGGTGAtgacaaagttttattttctgctatgTCTCATGACTTCCCAGCATTGCAAACTTACTTCAGTTGTTCCTGTCATGCACCATTTGCAGTCCAACATGTTTGTGGGTCTAAAAATGCAAGGCATTTCCAGGCTCGCCTACCTGTGCATCTTTTGccatatgggttttttttttcccctggtggAGAAGCTTCTACAAAGCATCTTGCTAAAACACTCTAtgtaattacaaataaaattctCACTTGCTGCAAAGCCAAAGCTTCAATGGAACTACAGCCGTTCACACCGGTGGCATGTTTAGTCCATCCCAAATCTTAGCTCACTGAACAACTCCTAGGAAGTAGGACTATACAGAATCTCAGGAGGTTGTCTTGATTCAGCAGTATCAGCCACACCTAAATGTTTAGCAGAAAGACCAAGGACCTGGGGATGTTCTGAGGAAAGGTTTCCTCCTCCAGTCACACACACAGTCTTCTAGGGAAAGATGACacattcttctgtttgcttttttccatatTGAGCTTGTGCAGAACATTGCTCCCCAACCAGGGACCCGCTTACTGCACTTTGTGGGTGAAGGTTTGAGGACCACATTCACCTAAAACTCACTTTCAAATGGCAAAGGGAGGTTCTCCAACgtaaagagcagaaaacaaatggtCAAGAGCTCCATTGCAAGGGTCACGCAGAGTAGCACCACATTAAAAGACGAAGctgtgaaaagaaatagaaacaagAAGGACTCACATCAGAGAATGGCCCataaaaatgtatgtgaaaCGGCAGAAGAGTTCCTAAATCAGCTTAATCTTATTTGATTAAACTGAGCAGTCCATGACCTGACTTCCCTGTTCATGGAGGAACAGAGAGGTACGGCTATAGTTTGTTCAGCCCTCGGGTTTCAAAAGACAAGCTGCCAAACCCTTAATCTGCCAGTACACTGTGCTCACATGGAAAACACTTCTCAGGCAGCCAAGAAAATTCTGATTtacagcagctgggctggagggtGACTGTGGATATATGCCAGTGGCCCAGTCCGTCTAACACTTTCACCTTATTTgaaccttttattttctttgaaatgttcttCCGTTCCCTTGTGACTATTTCTTCTAAGCCCAACTTAGCTTCTGTTACTGGCTGCgggcaaaacatttcagttcttgCTTAACTGGAGTGacagagagagctgggactccCTCACTTGGGCATGTCCACCACAGAGTGACCACAGATGCGATTAATGATCTGACCCCAAATACCCCTCAACAAATGATCACATATGGTACTGAGACTTacctaaaataattaaaaaagcgTTGAGCACCAAAAAGGCAATAGAACCAGCAGTGAATCCTTCACTGTTCCCCGCACTGATGTTCACCAAGTGGCCTGAAATAGGACCAGCAGATTTGGTTGTGAACAAACCATTAAATGCAGTGTAACAGAAGAATGACATATCGGCAGTTGGAATGACTATAACTCAAACTAACTGATGGTGGCCACTAGAAGGAAAATCTATCGCATCGAAACCTGTTGCTTCTGCAATGCAAAGCATTTGAGGTATTAACTGAAGAACTGGTGATGGTTATCCAAAAAAGCTGATGATTTTAGTCCAGCTTGTAATAAACAGGGTCTGGCTGAAAACATTAATAGCTTCTTGCCATACCTCTTAAGCAATAGCTTTAACTTTCGCCAAGGGTTCTCATTCTAATAGGACCTGGCATGGAGGCTGTATGAACATGCTGCCCGCCTGGTGCTAAATAAGGCTTCTTAAAGCCTGGACTCATCATTCTGAGATCTTCTTTCATGGCTATGATCAACTAAGATTAATTGCTCTGggcttctgaaggaaaaatccAAAACCTGGAGTCTTCCTCTGCCTAAAAAAGCATGTCCTGAACTGTTATTCTGATATAACAGCCCAGAGACAGTCTGAGTGCTGTCTCACAATAGATTAGCAGGGAAATCTTGACCTCAGTTGGAGTTGAAGACACAACTTAGGCTCTTGTACCTGTGAGAATACCAAGTGACTGCAGCAGTGGCAATCAATTACATGAGTATAAGCTGGGGTGTTTGGCCACTATCTTTTTACAAGGAGAAATATTGGTAAACCTGGTGTCATTGATTCTCCTGGGAGAAGGAATTATGTTGGAGGAAGCAATCTGAAATTTCctaaaaacatcctttttttggGTAAGCGAAATAGTAATCCTGACCTTACCTGCAAACCGAAGCCAGGTCCACGCTCCCCAGAAGGCAGCATAGCAGAATGGAAGAATGCAACCGAACCTTCTCCCTCCTTGAACCTGGATCCTGCAGACATACAGCTGCATTATGGCTCCTGGGATGAGCACGGAGGGTATGGAGAGTTGCTGTCTGCTGGGGTCACTGAACGTACCCTGGATGGCAGAGACCGCAGCCAGGCCATTGCAGATATAGAACAAGGCATCTGGCACTTCAGCTCTGGTGCCGCTTGGGAAATTCTTGGACCTTGTAAAGAAGATTTTGGGGGTCATCAGTGTGGTTTGAAGAGCTGAGCTGGACATAGCCTGGGCACCAACTGGAATCAAAGCCTTCTCCCCGATGGAGTTGATGAGGCTGGCAAAAGTGGCGTACATCGAGAGAGCAGTGCaaaggctgcaggcagcccccagGAACAGGTAAGCACCTGGCATTGGGATCTGATGGATGGAGGCCGTTGTGAGGATGATGAATGAGGCATTTTGCAGCATCTCCAGGGTATCTTTGTGGGTTGACATCAGAAAGAGCATGCAGGCAATGGCCAAGAAGAACCACCCTCCAAACATTCCCAGCCTGCTTTCCTGAGCCTTGGACAGCCCAAGGAAGGTGGTGAGTGTAAACTCTTCCCAAGACATCACCAGCCAGTAGAGACTGTGGACACCAAACTTGGTAGTGTAGTAGACATCGCCTCTCAGATAACTGTAGAAGCTGGACAGCAGCTGGCAGCTGGAGATGATGGATACCCACGCTACTCCGACACAGAAGTTCTTCATGTACCCAAAGAagtaaaaggcaaataaaaagggagagatAGTATCGCAGATGTTGCCCAGGGCCATTGGCTCAGCATActttgtattctttttcttttcttccccaatgGCCTTGGAAGAGCTCTTCTGTGCTGACCCCAACAGCAAGACATTGAAGAGAGGATGCCCAAAGCCTGGAAGGACGTACCGTTGTGTGACGCCCTTCAACAGGAGAGCAACCGCTCCATACAACCCACACATGACAATGACAAGCTCAACGACACCTGACACTACCAGGGCCCACTGGCCAAACAGTGCGACGGCTTCAAACACCAGGGCAAGTGCGATGGCCCCGAATATGAAGGGCATAATGTAGTTCACTGTGGCTGAGCAGAAAGAGAGGataaaggaaatggaaatgtaGGCCACCAGCCCAGCCACCGCGCTTTGGCTGGCAGAGAGGTGGGCCATGCCAGTGGGCAGGAGGTGGCTGGCATTCCCTGAGGGCAGCGTTATGTTCTGCAAGGAGGGGTAGGCGGCTGCGATGATGCGTGTAGCCCCGAAGCTACTCCACAGAGCGGAGAAGGTGAGAAAGGCTGCGCCTCCGAGGTGGTCGTACTTCCGAAAGGCAAGAAATCCTGCCAGGAGCTGGACGAAGCCTCCGATCAGGACGAGGTGGACACCTGAGAGACACATGAAGAAGTCAGGTAGGAGGCAAGCCACGAAAAGGCTTGAGCTGCAGGAAGCAGTGCTGCATCTGCAAGCTCCGGGGGACAGCCCGCCTCAGACCCCACAGCCTTCTTGTGACCAGCCCTGTGGCCTCTgtcttcccctctcttcccaCCTCGATGACAATTTCTGTGCTGAGCCTTGGCGTGCGGCCACTGAGCCCCTTAGTATGCTCGGTATGGTGAGCAGGTCCAGGAGCGGTTTGGATCTGTGAGGGTAGGGGAATGGCACATGAAGGGTTTGGACCAGATTCCTGGCAGAgttgctggggaaggaggagcagcTGTCCTAGGGAGCACACAGACCCTCTGTCCGATGGAGAAAACCCTACATTTCCCCACCAGTGCTGTCCATTGGCCCATGGGGATGACTCTCGAAGAGTCCATCCTGCCTGGCGCTCTCAGGGAAAGTTCACCTCCGACCAGCAGCCCCAGTGTCCCCCGTGAGCAGCATCACCCACCTGCGAGGATGTCCTCTGCTCCCTGTGGCCCGAGGCCGGTGTGCACCACGGCGAAgttctgcaggcagaggaggaaggcgCTGACCACGTTCGCGAGGAGCCCCAGCACCGCCGGCTCGCTGTAAAAGACGGCCGCGAAACCCGCCGCGCTCGCCATGGCCCTTCCAGACAAAACAAGAGTGTCGGCGGTCGCCCCCACAACCTCACCGTCGTCGGCGTCTAGACCAGCGCTGCTTTGGCTCGGGCACTCAGCCAGCCTTCAGAGCCATGCCCCTGCTCCGAGGAGGGAGAAACTGGTGACAGGCTCAGGTGTTTCCATCGTTCCTCCCCACTCATTGCTCCAGACAAAGGCTCAATTCAAAGCAGAACTTTAGGTGCCTACTTTCCAGAGTCCTAtccagaaaaaacacacacaacctATTTAGGCTACGAGGATTTCTGGCAAAAACATGTTTAGGTGCCCCAAAGCGCTGCAGGTGGTGGTGATGGTTCCTGCcccctcttctccaggctgctggAGATGGAGAGGAATGAATAGCCTAACACAAACGAACAAACATTCAGACGAAACCCACAAGGTATTTTTGAGCCATTCCAGGACATTTCTTATCCACTGTTACAGACAAACAGGCAGGCACGACGCACACATACACAGTCTCCCTTCCAGATGGAATTTTCCAGCTCCATCCCTTTCTTGAAACCTTAGTGACTAAATAGTCTATTTTCAAACCCTTCATATTTCTACCATTAACTCGTCTATTTGCAGGCAGCCCCCACATTTCCATTCCTCTGCACTCCTGGGTACCATGAGCTGGAGTTTTCTCTCTGGAGGTTTTTGTtaggaaacaaagaagaaaataaaacagcaatgtTCTTgttattttggcatttttagAACATTTTATGACCTAAAGGagctggaaagggagaaaatg is a window from the Buteo buteo chromosome 22, bButBut1.hap1.1, whole genome shotgun sequence genome containing:
- the LOC142043331 gene encoding threonylcarbamoyl-AMP synthase-like is translated as MFGKDLMMMGPPLFTAETSKKDTEDPPPCVCPKSHCTSGLRTIADLLNRGAVCGVPTDTVYALAASCKHPQAIEKVYRIKDRPQEKPICIFISNLDQLRAAAPPISPLLWEFMENVYPGGIGCIIKKGEWLKKLGVGAGYSRVGTQDSIMIRVPDLTVLVHLIDMTGPLAITSANPSGEVDSTHHDMVISRLGHKLEGVLCDGESDEVVASTVVNCTKIDESGITIVREGCIPVGKVMQIFESVKNRAV